In the genome of Siniperca chuatsi isolate FFG_IHB_CAS linkage group LG14, ASM2008510v1, whole genome shotgun sequence, the window TATATAAAATGCTAATTTTATTGTAACACATTACAAGCCACTTAAGGGTTCCATAAATCCTTCAAACATAAGGTGATACGGTTATATTTCATTGTGGTCACATTTGATATTTGACTGAGGTCACTGTCTTGCTGGAAAATATATCTTCACCCAAGTTGCAGGTTTCTTGCAGACTgcatcaggttttcttccaggacaGGATTTCCCTGTATTTTGCTGCATTTACTTTAGCCTCTACCCTTACAAGCCTATCAGGGCTTAATGCAGAGATGCTTCAGCATGATCCTGCTTCACCATTCTTAACAGTggggaggatgatgatgatgtgcaGTGTTTGTCTTGCCAAGCATAGCATTTGATGGCCAGAAAACTCAACTATTAGTCTTCTGAAAATTGTTTATATTCAGATTCAAGATTAGGTTTGATCATGAACTGCCTGAATGCATATAGATAAGGGCATTCGACTAGCACAACATTAGCTCAAATTACTGACGATTGGCTAAATCAGAATaggaatcagaaatactttattgatccccgaggggaaactctttgtacAGCaacgtcacacaggagaagaagtactaatagaatagaaatagacataataataaataagtgtgCAAGCAAATTGAAATAAGTACAAGtgagtatgaagtataaagctaagtcagtgtacagtacaatgtaataatataagtaatagtagtgcaatcatgtgtactgtcaagttGAGTGTAGCAGATTTAACCAGCTAATTaggcggtggatattgcacagcagtaaaatattttaatgaatattaacaaacatggaataattaaactgagaacagagtatattgcacaagaGTAAGAAAATattgagaatattgcacaatatttcaagtattgcagcaatattaatgatccaatgtccccGACACTTAGAGggaagagttaaagagtttgatggccacaggcaagaatgacttcctgtggcgctctgtggttaactttggggggatgagtcttccgctgaaggtacttcTTTGTTTGACCAGTATGTCAtagagtgggtgggagacactgtccaagatggcatgtagtttggccagcattcTCCTCTCTtacaccactgacagagagtccagctccacccccacaatgtaactggccttacggatcagtttgttgagtctgttagcgtccgctaccctcaacctgctgccccagcatgcaacagcatacaggataacactggccaccacagactcataaaacatcctcagcatggtccggcagatgttgaaggacctcagcctcctcagaaaatagaggtggatctggcccttcctatagagggcttgagtgttcttagtccagtccagtttattgtccatatgtagtccaaggtacttgtagtcctcaacaatgtccacactgaccccctggatggaaaccggggtcactggtgccttggccctacataagtctacaaccagctcctttgacttccTCGCAtcgagctgcagatggttctgctcacaccatgagacaaagttactcacaacagccctgtactcagtctcatcaccaccatcaaTAGCATAGATGACAGCAGGCTGGTGTGTGCGGTGATGTTGTattttagtgctgcatttgcATTAATCCTTACTGTGACAATGCCTCACTGTTTAAGCTCTcttgtgagagtgtgtttattAATAATGTCTATGGCCTCACTTTCACTGTTTTCCTGTTCACAGCTTCCATAGGCACCATGGTTCTGACCTACACTAAAATCACAGTAGTTTGTCTGACCAATAAGAACAAGTCTTTGAATAGTAAAGCCTTGAAGACCTACAGCACTCACCTGGTTGTTAATCTGATCATGGTGTTTAGTGGAATGCTCATCATCATCCTGCATCGCTTCCCTCAGACCTCAGACTACAGGAAACTCTGTAGtattttgtttcatatcatCCCTGGCAGCCTCAACCCAATTATTTATGGTGTGCAGTCCAAAGAGATACGAAAATTCTTGTCAAAGTTGTATGATCCAAAGAATTTAGGTTTATTCATCAACACAAATAACATAATATGTGAACTAAGAGTGCCCTACTGTATTCCCTGATCTTGTGTTTGTACCTTCTAAGTAAGAGTATAGGCAACTCATTAGCGTCACTCTTTACATTACAACTTGATAATAAGGTAATAAAGGGTAATATCAACACCCAGTGGATACATGGTCACTCGTTGGCTGGGGtagtgagaaggctccggtgagttcgactccacgtgAACCAGAGCATTGGACTGTAGCCtgcaaggacagacatggtgcaaagcacCTGCCTCCCCTTCCTTCACATcaggacctcccgctggccaacaggtttgacatcctggatacgcaggactttcctccactggagggatgcTCCCATTTTCCAgtggtcaagtcttcctcctccgcTCACCGCAatttactgaaagaggccgtgatcaggagaagctctggaggtctcatttgtccagagacagctgagaactcctctgctaagaaggacgccGCCCCCCTcaccgcagcagtccccggccacgaCTGTCCCATGGATGGCTGATGGAACTTGGTGGTTTCCATGATCatcaactctgcctcctctcatcccccaaactacgctgatagttggagattccatagtatGGAATAACTGCTTtgttaatgcggtcacacactgctttcccagAGCTACAACCCctcatcctcgaaaagctccccagTTCAGttcagccctctggacaaaatcccaactatgtttttattggaagttatggattgtattgcgccccattTGCTAATCATATTTAACatctcgctgtctactggctgcgtcccagactactttaaaactgcttgtgtccagccagtcctaaaaaacctgggcttgatcccaccctcctggataactatcgtccagtctccaaactgccttttatttccaaggttctcgaaaaaattgtttctaagcagcttcttgctgctgtggaaatcaataatacctttgagacagcccttctcaatgtcactaatgaccttttaatgaatgctgaCACGGGcagctcaattcttgtgctgcaggacttaagtgctgctttgacacaattgatcatggcatttttctagatagactgagacactgggtgggcatatctggcactacactagactggttctcatcttatttgtccaacaggaaattctgtgtcatcattaataacttcatgtcatccttttcctaAATCAACTATGGTGTgtctcaaggttcaattctgggagcaatactgttctccttatatatgcttctcttgggtgatgtcatctgctGTTAtgggatttattttcattgttatgtggatgacacacagttgtacctccctgtcaagcccactgacctcagtacgctgaattctctgcaggactgcctatctgacattaaaaaaagggtgtcgataaattttcttcaactcaactcaaataaaactgaacgaCTATCAcaaaaatcatagtccatgttggcaccaatgacaccgcctgTCAGCAATCtaaatgaattatttatatcttggtgtcctgtttgatagcaatttaagTTTTAAGCAACATAttactaagcttgtccaatcgtgtttttatcacctcagaaacattgcaaaaatccgatctattttaaatgttagtgatgcagaaactgttgtacatgcttttatcttctCACGcattgattattgtaacagtcaaCAACAGCAGACTGTACAGAATTCAGCTGTTcagcttttaaccaggaccaagaggttcgaccacatcacacctgtttcagcctctttacatcggctccctgtttgtttcaggattgattttaagatcttattgattacttttaaatctcttcatggcctggctccagattatattttagaccttttaatcccttatgaacttTCACGTAGTttgatcttcgggcaggggtcttctgtcttgATCGGATTGGAGCTGGTGGATATTTTCAGCAGTGAGACACAAGACAGAGAAGGCAGATTAAAACCAGAGACACTCAAAGTAGGTATTAGTGATCTACAAgaaactgtttcttttttcacagttttcataAACTGAATAACATAGAATGTCTGATCAAATTCAAAACATATATAAAGAACGTTCCTGTTCCTGAggccaggatgaaaactaagggggactaAGGgggagcttttgccatcagggcccgaggctctggaacaacttgcccttaggaattaggttgtctgagtcagtgtcttctttttttctttcttacctGAGCTGTTGTCGTAGTGCATGATCTAAGAACCCAAATGaagaacacaaggaagtggtacTTAGATTGTGGTAGCAACAGTCTTTATTATATACTGCAAGCAATCACTGGTGGATCTGAGCTCTTCCAGAGCGGCGACTCTGGTGTAGTCCATTGTAGCCAGCGAGGCTCCGGGGACAGAGACGGGGAGTGTAGGTTCTGGCTTGGCTTGTGTAGCGTGATTAGCAGAACCGGCAAGGCAGCTGATCCGTGTGGTGAGGCAGGTCGGACAGGAGGGAAAGCTGACTCGCCTGGTGAAACAAGTGGGACAGGAGAGGCAGGTGACTCGTGTAGCGTGGCAGAcagaacaggcaggcagcctTGCAGAGATCGGAGGggctgtgatcaccggcagggaataagctctgtggcagagacaAAGTTACAAGAGAGGCAAAAATAGTGAGTTAACTACAACTTAACTTTGGTCGCGGTAGGAGCCGTGACGAAGGTATCGTACAAGTGTACAGAGACGATCTGGTGCTGGTAGTGTGgtagagcctggtagatatactgtggagactCATTGGATGATGGACGTCAGGTGtgccagtgatcagcagcaggaggaaggaccagggagccagaccagtaaacacacacacggcgacgaacagaggacagacaaggaacacagggaaaaGGGGAGCACACTAGAGCACACAAGGGTcaggagagagatgtggctaactatgacagctgtctgtttattttattgttttaaaaatatatataaatatattttgtaattcactgtggtattttatttctctttgtgaagcactttttactttgttttgataagtgctccataaataaagtttttagtATTAATACTATATTAGTATAATGCTATTTACAAAGCCATTCCTTTTCTCTAATATTCATCGTTACAAACatatgttcattttgtttttaattacctCAAGCCACAAataaatattgtctttttttttacatattagACAGTACAGAGAGAATAAGTGATAATAAAACAGTTGTTGAATTGATCCAAAAGAATCCAAAAGTAAATTGATTTAAGATGCAGATTGTATTGTCAGTTTTCTTAACACCCTAATCTTTACCTTCCACCCGCAGTTAGTGGCACACATAACAAAATTTTAATCTCAGTGAttggttttttttccccaaaggaGTTGTAATTCACTTCTCCCCAAaagtttttatgtccacaggcttgtacctgatttttttattaaagaacCAGCTATTTTCTAATGCAGttaatcttttgtactgatgattcaaccaggagagaTGTTGTATTAGTGCTGTAACTGTGAATCAAGTAACATTGTTTGAGAAAAATGAATCGAAATTTCACTTCCTGAGACAGGGGTGCCGAAATAGCTCCTGCTAGTGCTGCAATATAGGGGCATTTGCAGGGATACTGCTATAAACAACATTACTTGTTATAGTTTGTCATGCAGGGGAACCAGGAAaacaggagtaggacccaatgCAGACAACAGAGGCAGACAAATGCAGTTCAGGTATTTAATGGCTGTACACAGGCTTTCATGGAATGACAGGGAGGCAGATATCAAACTTAGAAAAGGCAGTCCAGAACCAAGGCAACAAATCTGTAAAtgagcaggcagaaaatccaaaatccagtgAGGCccaaaagaaacagagaaatagtccaagaaacacaggaaacaaatgcCAGGACACTTGACACAGGGTACAAAGACAATCTTGAGAGACAAAGgcagcacacagactaaatacactcaggtgaagaggtataacgagacacaggtgaaactaatcaggccAGAGCAAGCAATCAAAACTGGcagtaaaagcaaacaaagacaggaagtaaaactaccagacaaatgaggggaaaagagcatttcaaaataaaactatacataaaccctcaaaccatgacattaCCCTCTTCCATTTTATAATGCCTAGTCGTActtctgtggttattttgctGAAAGTAACCCATACATAGTGTAACGCTACAAATGCGTTACACAGACAGTAATATTGTAAAGTAACTTTCAAATGAAAGTAACGTAGGCTACTTGCAGCCCATCCTCAACTACCACCAGTAGGGggtgttaatttaaaaaacactcctGTGGGTCGTATTAGAGGGTAGGAACAAACGACCTATGTGGTCGTATTGGATTAGAGGACTCTTACACTCAAAGTGAAACAGAGATTAAAAATCCTAATATGTGAATgtaagagagacacagaggttGCAGAATctttcagaaaagaaaaactgtacaaGGGCAAGTTTAAGAAAAGTGGCAGTTGGTGAATGATGAGTTAGAGGTACATTAAGTAATTAATTCAGTGCtgtggttagcactgtcacaTTAAGAAGGTCCTGGGTTTGAACCTGCCAGCCAGCTGGGGCCTTTCTGTGCAGAGATTGCAAGTTCTCCTTGTACCTGTGTGGGTTTCCCCCTGGGTACTCCAGtatcctcccacagtccaaaaacatgcaggttaggttgaTTGGTGACTAAAAACTGCCCTGAGGGTGAATGCCGgggtgaatggttgtctgtctttAAGTGTGCCAGCCCTggcctgtccagggtgtaccccaCTTCTCGCCCACTCCATTACTTTCTTATCTCAGAACTACAACATGTATAGTGTAGTTAGTTGACAGTTATCATCATAATGATATCTTAATGTTGCATCACACTTTATCTGAGGTAATGATATTTCCCTAAAGATAAAATCATGTATATAAAACATTGCAGGAGAGGATATCTTGATTGGAGCTGGTGGATATTTTCAGCAGTGAGACACAAGAAAGAGAAGGCAGATTAAAGCCAGAGACACTCAAAGTAGGTATTAGTGATCTACAAgaaactgtttcttttttcacagttttcataAACTGTATAACATAGCATGTCTGATCAAATTCAAAACATATATAAAGAACGCTCACCTCTTAAGCCTTCATtgttttactttaatgattTGTGAATGACATTTTTGCTACTTTCACAGCGGCAAAGAAAGGCCTCAAATAAGGGAAAGGGGTACAGGTATGTAGAAATCTTATACAAGATAAAATGTACAGGAACTATATACTATACAATTCCCTAGAATCCCGGGAAAGCTGACAAGTTAAGTTTACTTGTACCATCATCACTTTCTCAGAAATTGATGCTTGATGCATGGATTTCATGATAACTGTGGCATTGACttcattgttttgttctttCAGGTTGATGGAAAACTACACCTACAACAGCTTTACACTTCAGCTGGAGGGGTTAAATGTTTCAGAGGATTCGATCTaccctgtctttctcttcctctttttctcttacCTGTTTATAATGGTTGCAAATGTGGGAATTGCTCTTCTGATTTTCACTGACAAAAGCCTTCACCAGCCCATGTATCTCCTTTTTTGCAACCTGCCCTTTAATGACATCCTTGGAAACTCTATCATGGTGCCCCGTTTGCTTTCAGATATCTTGCTGCCTCCCTCTGAGCGCCTCATCAGTTATTATGAGTGTGTGGTCCAGGCTTTCACCACACACATGTTTGGTACCACCACTCACACAGTGCTCATGATTATGGCCTTTGACAGATATGTGGCCATCTGCAATCCCCTACGCTATGCTGCCATAATGACCAACAAGATGGTAATCAAGCTGACAGTTTCTGCCTGGGGAGTGGCCTTTGTTTTGGTTGGGATTCTTCTCGGTCTGACCATACGGCTGAACCGATGCAGGACTCTGATTACAAATCCTTACTGTGACAATGCCTCACTGTTTAAGCTCtcctgtgagagtgtgtttattAATAACGTCTATGGCCTCACTTTCACTGTAGTCCTGTTCACAGCTTCTATAGGCACCATGGTTCTCACCTACACTAAAATCACAGTAGTTTGTCTGACCAATAAGAGCAAGTCCTTGAACAATAAAGCCTTGAGAACATGCAGCACTCACCTGGTTGTGTATATGATCATGCTATTCAGTGGAATGTCTAACATTACTCTTCATCGCTTTCCCCAGTACTCAGACTACAGGAAACTCTGTAGCATTTTGTTTCATATCATCCCTGGCAGCCTCAACCCCATTATTTATGGGGTTCAGTCAAAAGAGATACGTAAATTCTTGTCAAAGTTTTTTAAGACCAAGAAAGTTTTGCCATCATTAGAAAGTTAGTTTCCAAGGttctttttgtaaaattatcaatacaaatagcataaaatgtgtACCAGGAGTGCCTTATTCCATCgtcttgtgtttctctcttgtAAGTAAGTGTAATGTAGACACCGATTATGGCCGTTCTATGATTACAGTTGATTAATATCAAGGTAATAAGGGTTAATATATTGTAACATGGTAGAATAATACCATGGTAATTACAAATATGATAACCTGGTAATATCTTGGCATTAAGAATATTGGTAATGTTTGGGTGTAATttttgtaatactgtaataataatggGGCAGAACATCTCAGTAATGACACATCTACACTGGGTAACGAAAGGCTAATCAGCTCATAAAAATCATGTTATTTCAGAGTAGTATTCTGTCAATAATGAGGAAATATCGGTGTATAAACTTTGCTATTAGAGAGTAGCAGTGGGCTGAAATCGTGATGCAAATTAGGTCAATAAATGAACAATATGCTGTAGTgatattattttcatgttttcacaatATGTATGGGATAATATTGGTGTAAAACGATGATGTGGAAATTCCTTCCACCTGACCATTCAAAAGATTTCCTTAAGTTTCCTTAAagatttttttagtttaataCCATCAAAATTCAGATGCAGTGATTTCTTACTTGGAAACATAGTTTCTGTGCAAA includes:
- the LOC122887743 gene encoding olfactory receptor 52N5-like gives rise to the protein MENYTYNSFTLQLEGLNVSEDSIYPVFLFLFFSYLFIMVANVGIALLIFTDKSLHQPMYLLFCNLPFNDILGNSIMVPRLLSDILLPPSERLISYYECVVQAFTTHMFGTTTHTVLMIMAFDRYVAICNPLRYAAIMTNKMVIKLTVSAWGVAFVLVGILLGLTIRLNRCRTLITNPYCDNASLFKLSCESVFINNVYGLTFTVVLFTASIGTMVLTYTKITVVCLTNKSKSLNNKALRTCSTHLVVYMIMLFSGMSNITLHRFPQYSDYRKLCSILFHIIPGSLNPIIYGVQSKEIRKFLSKFFKTKKVLPSLES